A single Streptomyces sp. Edi2 DNA region contains:
- a CDS encoding M23 family metallopeptidase — translation MSKFAALRNAKKSALRNRVAVVAAGVGVTAALGAGIATAADAGLQNLTSGVGSAVTAQADAQAKSAATAKAAAVKAKQDAAKAADAWVKPVDNYTLGEPFGIAGSHWSHKHSGQDFVVPTGTAVKAVHKGTVVKAGPWGGGDGPAYGNAIVIQHDDGTYTQYAHLSQIQVRVGQQVGAGQQIGLSGSTGNSTGPHLHFEVRTGPNYGTGIEPTGFLRAHGDAV, via the coding sequence ATGTCCAAGTTTGCTGCTCTCCGCAATGCGAAGAAGTCCGCTCTGCGCAATCGCGTCGCCGTTGTCGCCGCCGGTGTCGGTGTGACCGCCGCACTGGGTGCCGGTATTGCGACCGCCGCCGACGCGGGTCTGCAGAACCTCACCTCGGGTGTCGGTTCGGCCGTGACCGCGCAGGCCGACGCGCAGGCGAAGTCCGCGGCCACCGCGAAGGCCGCCGCCGTCAAGGCCAAGCAGGACGCGGCCAAGGCCGCCGACGCCTGGGTCAAGCCGGTCGACAATTACACCCTGGGCGAGCCCTTCGGCATCGCCGGCAGCCACTGGTCGCACAAGCACAGTGGTCAGGACTTCGTCGTGCCGACCGGCACCGCGGTCAAGGCCGTCCACAAGGGCACCGTCGTCAAGGCCGGCCCCTGGGGTGGCGGCGACGGCCCGGCCTACGGCAACGCCATCGTGATCCAGCACGACGACGGTACGTACACCCAGTACGCGCACCTGTCACAGATACAGGTCCGGGTCGGCCAGCAGGTCGGCGCCGGCCAGCAGATCGGCCTGTCCGGCAGCACCGGTAACTCCACCGGTCCCCACCTGCACTTCGAGGTCCGCACCGGCCCCAACTACGGGACGGGCATCGAGCCGACCGGATTCCTGCGGGCTCACGGCGATGCCGTCTGA
- a CDS encoding NACHT domain-containing protein, translated as MDPTTLAARLTPQNVDPLIRRLFQTAGPAAAPDDRPVPLARLVSFTGEQPALSEAELSGVATALVEQATGRAAGGEQQALVTAVARTLRALADTGMDDLDAARLLPAAFARRLSAAAPGATEHLDRDDVRLHSLLMDVVARHVLYFLTRRSPYVAATLVEQTRTLAKLLHGPQAGANAGASTYAGAGTPPADEAPATALPPPHTAQDPSTPAPDPDPAPVATPPQDDAFAARYAQATAALHNHLTIFGIDLAHSPDSWPLDAAYLGLECEPGPQEADAAGQDDPPLPAEQALSGRDRVLVRGVAGSGKTTLLQWLAVAAARGDLPEALAGLRGRVPFLLPVRRFAREGLPSPATFLRAVGYQEAGAAPDGWTERVLGAGRALLLIDGIDEAPESDREQVRRKLREWTLRYPGNVWIVTSRPSAVPGGWLADEGFGEVSLAPMNREDVAAFIQRWHRAAAQQNPADLDRLGHYERTLLHAVRITRDLGRLATNPLMCGLLCALHRDRRGYLPNGRKELYDAALSMLLERRDRERAMAATDGIELTRQPKIQLLQKLAHWMLVNGRSEMDRATAVGTLARHLPAIPDAARQGGPEEVFRHLLNRTGLLREPTPGTVDFVHRTFQDYLAARATVQRHDFRLLLDHAHHDDWEDVIRMAVALARPDECAALLDGLLAPHPGVRAAEARHRKLLAAACLEHATELDPAVRARVQRFTRDMVRPGTPSAARALGWIGPIVLEMLPDPAQVSDREACLLAITATSIGDDMAIDYLTGLRDRAHHEVRAQLAGAWRRHDTARYAQEIIAHLEPAELYFPVCDLAELDALRRMGGRPQLRIAGPFTPGRLIEGITPADGLTRLWLAYDLGVSMEWLSAFPKLDTLRIGRRIPPVRGVPEGIRVVQM; from the coding sequence ATGGATCCCACGACCCTTGCCGCCCGCCTCACCCCGCAGAACGTCGACCCGCTGATCCGCAGGCTTTTCCAGACCGCCGGGCCGGCCGCCGCCCCGGACGACCGTCCGGTGCCGCTGGCCCGCCTGGTGTCCTTCACCGGTGAGCAGCCCGCCCTGAGCGAGGCGGAGTTGTCCGGCGTCGCCACCGCCCTCGTCGAACAGGCCACCGGCAGGGCGGCGGGCGGCGAGCAGCAAGCGCTGGTCACAGCCGTCGCCCGTACGCTCCGCGCACTCGCCGACACCGGCATGGATGACCTGGACGCGGCCCGGCTGCTGCCCGCCGCGTTCGCCCGCCGTCTGAGCGCGGCGGCGCCCGGTGCCACCGAGCACCTGGACCGCGACGACGTCCGGCTGCACAGCCTGCTGATGGACGTCGTGGCCCGGCACGTCCTGTACTTCCTCACCCGGAGGTCGCCCTACGTCGCCGCAACGCTCGTCGAGCAGACCCGCACCCTCGCCAAGCTGCTCCACGGCCCGCAGGCCGGTGCCAATGCCGGTGCCAGTACTTACGCCGGTGCAGGTACCCCGCCAGCTGACGAAGCCCCCGCCACCGCCTTACCGCCGCCTCACACCGCCCAGGACCCCTCCACCCCCGCCCCTGACCCCGACCCCGCCCCCGTCGCCACCCCGCCCCAGGACGACGCCTTCGCGGCCCGCTACGCGCAGGCCACCGCCGCCCTCCACAACCACCTCACGATCTTCGGTATCGATCTTGCGCACTCCCCCGACAGCTGGCCGCTCGACGCCGCCTATCTGGGGCTGGAGTGCGAGCCCGGACCGCAGGAGGCCGACGCCGCGGGGCAGGACGATCCCCCGCTGCCCGCCGAGCAGGCGCTGTCGGGCCGCGACCGGGTGCTGGTGCGCGGGGTGGCCGGGTCGGGCAAGACGACGCTGCTGCAGTGGCTGGCGGTCGCCGCCGCCCGCGGCGATCTGCCGGAGGCGCTGGCGGGGCTGCGCGGCCGGGTGCCGTTCCTGCTGCCCGTACGCCGCTTCGCCCGGGAGGGGCTGCCCTCTCCCGCCACCTTCCTGCGCGCCGTGGGCTATCAGGAGGCCGGGGCGGCCCCGGACGGCTGGACGGAGCGGGTGCTCGGCGCGGGCCGCGCGCTGCTGCTGATCGACGGGATCGACGAGGCCCCCGAGAGCGACCGCGAACAGGTGCGCCGCAAGCTCCGGGAGTGGACCCTGCGCTATCCCGGCAACGTCTGGATCGTCACCTCCCGGCCGTCCGCCGTCCCCGGGGGCTGGCTGGCCGACGAGGGGTTCGGCGAGGTGTCGCTGGCCCCGATGAACCGCGAGGACGTCGCCGCGTTCATCCAGCGCTGGCACCGGGCCGCGGCCCAGCAGAACCCGGCCGACCTGGACCGGCTCGGCCATTACGAACGCACCCTCCTCCATGCCGTACGGATCACCCGGGATCTGGGGCGGCTGGCGACCAATCCGCTGATGTGCGGGCTGCTGTGCGCGCTGCACCGCGACCGCCGGGGCTATCTGCCCAACGGCCGCAAGGAGCTCTACGACGCGGCGCTGTCGATGCTGCTGGAGCGCCGGGACCGGGAGCGGGCCATGGCGGCCACCGACGGGATCGAGCTGACCCGGCAGCCCAAGATCCAGCTGCTGCAGAAACTCGCCCACTGGATGCTGGTCAACGGCCGCTCGGAGATGGACCGGGCGACCGCGGTCGGCACCCTCGCCCGGCATCTGCCCGCGATCCCGGACGCGGCCCGCCAGGGCGGCCCGGAGGAGGTCTTCCGGCATCTGCTCAACCGCACAGGGCTGCTGCGCGAGCCCACCCCCGGCACCGTCGACTTCGTGCACCGCACCTTCCAGGACTACCTCGCCGCCCGGGCGACGGTGCAGCGGCACGATTTCCGGCTGCTGCTCGACCATGCCCACCACGACGACTGGGAGGACGTCATCCGGATGGCCGTGGCCCTGGCCCGTCCCGATGAGTGCGCGGCCCTCCTGGACGGGCTGCTCGCCCCGCACCCCGGCGTACGGGCCGCCGAGGCCCGGCACCGCAAGCTGCTCGCCGCGGCCTGTCTGGAACACGCCACCGAGCTGGACCCGGCGGTACGGGCGCGGGTGCAGCGCTTCACCCGCGACATGGTGCGGCCCGGCACCCCGTCCGCGGCCCGTGCCCTGGGCTGGATAGGGCCGATCGTGCTGGAGATGTTGCCCGACCCCGCCCAGGTCTCCGACCGCGAGGCCTGTCTCCTCGCGATCACGGCCACCTCGATCGGCGACGACATGGCGATCGACTATCTGACGGGCCTGCGCGACCGGGCGCATCACGAGGTGCGGGCGCAGCTCGCCGGGGCGTGGCGGCGCCATGACACCGCCCGCTACGCCCAGGAGATCATCGCCCACCTCGAACCGGCCGAGCTGTACTTTCCGGTCTGTGATCTGGCGGAGCTGGATGCGCTACGCCGGATGGGCGGGCGCCCGCAGCTACGGATCGCCGGGCCTTTCACCCCCGGCCGGCTCATCGAGGGCATCACCCCGGCCGACGGCCTGACCCGGTTGTGGCTCGCTTATGACCTCGGCGTATCGATGGAGTGGCTGTCCGCTTTTCCGAAACTGGACACCCTGCGCATCGGCCGTCGTATTCCGCCGGTGCGAGGTGTTCCCGAAGGAATCCGCGTCGTCCAGATGTAA
- a CDS encoding helix-turn-helix domain-containing protein translates to MSTQARRGNTRQRIQKVALELFSEQGYDKTSLREIAEKLDVTKAALYYHFKTKEDIVISLFQDLGRPIDEVIAWAEEQPRTLETKQELIRRYSESLRSGEPLFRFMQENQAAVRDLSIGETFKSRMLALFGLLKEPESELTDQVRCITALFSMHAGMFAMQHVEGDPEEKRKAVLEVATELVTAANPPNRRPARPDSAQTASP, encoded by the coding sequence ATGAGCACACAGGCGCGCAGGGGAAACACCCGCCAGCGCATCCAGAAGGTCGCTCTGGAGCTGTTCTCCGAACAGGGCTACGACAAGACCTCACTGCGCGAGATCGCCGAAAAGCTGGACGTCACGAAGGCGGCGCTCTACTACCACTTCAAGACCAAGGAAGACATCGTCATCAGCCTGTTCCAGGACCTGGGCAGGCCCATCGACGAGGTGATCGCCTGGGCCGAGGAGCAGCCGCGCACCCTGGAGACCAAACAGGAGCTGATCCGGCGCTACAGCGAGTCGCTGCGCTCGGGCGAGCCCCTGTTCCGGTTCATGCAGGAGAACCAGGCGGCGGTGCGCGATCTGAGCATCGGCGAGACGTTCAAATCACGCATGCTGGCCCTCTTCGGGCTGCTCAAGGAGCCCGAATCGGAGCTGACGGATCAGGTGCGCTGCATCACGGCACTGTTCTCCATGCATGCGGGCATGTTCGCGATGCAGCATGTGGAGGGCGACCCCGAGGAGAAGCGCAAGGCCGTCCTCGAGGTCGCCACAGAACTGGTCACGGCGGCCAACCCGCCGAACCGCCGGCCAGCCCGGCCGGACTCAGCTCAGACGGCATCGCCGTGA
- a CDS encoding ATP-dependent Clp protease ATP-binding subunit has translation MFERFTDRARRVVVLAQEEARMLNHNYIGTEHILLGLIHEGEGVAAKALESLGISLEAVRQQVEEIIGQGQQAPSGHIPFTPRAKKVLELSLREALQLGHNYIGTEHILLGLIREGEGVAAQVLVKLGADLNRVRQQVIQLLSGYQGKEAATAGGPAEGTPSTSLVLDQFGRNLTQAARETKLDPVIGREKEIERVMQVLSRRTKNNPVLIGEPGVGKTAVVEGLAQAIVKGEVPETLKDKHLYTLDLGALVAGSRYRGDFEERLKKVLKEIRTRGDIILFIDELHTLVGAGAAEGAIDAASILKPMLARGELQTIGATTLDEYRKHLEKDAALERRFQPIQVAEPSLPHTIEILKGLRDRYEAHHRVSITDSALVAAATLADRYISDRFLPDKAIDLIDEAGSRMRIRRMTAPPDLREFDEKIADVRREKESAIDSQDFEMAAGLRDKEKQLLAAKAKREKEWKAGDMDVVAEVDEELIAEVLATATGIPVFKLTEEESSRLLRMEDELHKRVIGQKDAIKALSQAIRRTRAGLKDPKRPGGSFIFAGPSGVGKTELSKTLAEFLFGDEDALISLDMSEFSEKHTVSRLFGSPPGYVGYEEGGQLTEKVRRKPFSVVLFDEVEKAHPDIFNSLLQILEDGRLTDSQGRVVDFKNTVIIMTTNLGTRDISKGFNLGFAAQGDSKSSYERMKNKVNEELKQHFRPEFLNRVDDTVVFHQLTEEDIIQIVDLMIAKVDERLKDRDMGIELSSEAKSLLAKRGYDPVLGARPLRRTIQREIEDALSEKILFSELRPGHIVVVDTEGEGDTVKFTFRGEEKSALPDAPPIESATGGSGPNLSKDA, from the coding sequence ATGTTCGAGAGGTTCACCGACCGTGCGCGGCGGGTTGTCGTCCTGGCTCAGGAAGAAGCCCGGATGCTCAACCACAACTACATCGGCACCGAGCACATCCTCCTGGGCCTGATCCATGAGGGTGAGGGTGTCGCCGCTAAGGCCCTGGAGAGCCTCGGGATTTCGCTCGAGGCGGTCCGCCAGCAGGTGGAGGAGATCATCGGGCAGGGCCAGCAGGCTCCGTCCGGGCACATCCCCTTCACCCCCCGTGCCAAGAAGGTCCTGGAGCTCTCGCTCCGCGAGGCCCTCCAGCTCGGCCACAATTACATCGGTACGGAGCACATCCTGCTCGGCCTGATCCGCGAGGGCGAGGGCGTCGCCGCCCAGGTCCTGGTGAAGCTGGGCGCCGATCTGAACCGGGTGCGGCAGCAGGTCATCCAGCTGCTCTCCGGATACCAGGGCAAGGAAGCCGCCACGGCCGGCGGCCCCGCCGAGGGCACGCCCTCGACGTCCCTCGTCCTGGACCAGTTCGGCCGCAACCTGACGCAGGCCGCTCGCGAGACCAAGCTCGACCCGGTCATCGGGCGCGAGAAGGAAATCGAGCGGGTCATGCAGGTCCTGTCCCGCCGTACCAAGAACAACCCGGTCCTCATCGGCGAGCCCGGCGTCGGCAAGACGGCGGTCGTCGAGGGCCTGGCGCAGGCCATCGTCAAGGGCGAGGTGCCCGAGACCCTCAAGGACAAGCACCTCTACACCCTTGACCTCGGTGCCCTGGTCGCCGGCTCCCGCTACCGCGGTGACTTCGAAGAGCGCCTGAAGAAGGTGCTCAAGGAGATCCGCACCCGCGGCGACATCATCCTGTTCATCGACGAGCTCCACACCCTGGTGGGTGCGGGCGCCGCCGAGGGCGCGATCGACGCCGCGAGCATCCTCAAGCCCATGCTGGCGCGAGGCGAGCTGCAGACCATCGGTGCCACCACGCTCGACGAGTACCGCAAGCACCTGGAGAAGGACGCGGCCCTGGAGCGCCGCTTCCAGCCGATCCAGGTCGCGGAGCCGTCGCTGCCCCACACCATCGAGATCCTCAAGGGGCTGCGGGACCGCTACGAAGCGCACCACCGCGTGTCCATCACGGACTCCGCGCTGGTCGCGGCGGCCACCCTCGCCGACCGCTACATCTCCGACCGCTTCCTGCCGGACAAGGCGATCGACCTGATCGACGAGGCCGGCTCCCGGATGCGGATCCGCCGGATGACCGCGCCGCCGGACCTGCGCGAATTCGACGAGAAGATCGCCGATGTGCGCCGGGAGAAGGAGTCCGCGATCGACTCGCAGGACTTCGAGATGGCCGCGGGCCTGCGCGACAAGGAGAAGCAGCTCCTGGCCGCGAAGGCGAAGCGGGAGAAGGAGTGGAAGGCCGGCGACATGGACGTCGTCGCCGAGGTGGACGAGGAGCTGATCGCCGAGGTCCTGGCGACGGCCACCGGCATCCCGGTCTTCAAGCTCACCGAGGAGGAGTCCTCCCGGCTGCTGCGGATGGAAGACGAGCTGCACAAGCGCGTCATCGGCCAGAAGGACGCCATCAAGGCGCTCTCCCAGGCCATCCGCCGTACCCGTGCCGGCCTGAAGGACCCCAAGCGTCCCGGCGGCTCGTTCATCTTCGCCGGTCCGTCCGGTGTGGGTAAGACGGAGCTGTCCAAGACGCTGGCGGAGTTCCTGTTCGGCGACGAGGACGCGCTGATCTCCCTCGACATGTCGGAGTTCAGCGAGAAGCACACGGTCTCGCGGCTGTTCGGTTCGCCTCCCGGCTACGTCGGCTACGAAGAGGGCGGTCAGCTCACCGAGAAGGTGCGCCGCAAGCCGTTCTCCGTGGTGCTCTTCGACGAGGTCGAGAAGGCCCACCCGGACATCTTCAACTCGCTGCTGCAGATCCTGGAGGACGGTCGCCTGACCGACTCCCAGGGCCGGGTCGTGGACTTCAAGAACACGGTCATCATCATGACGACCAACCTCGGCACCCGGGACATCTCCAAGGGCTTCAACCTCGGCTTCGCGGCCCAGGGCGACTCCAAGTCCAGCTACGAGCGGATGAAGAACAAGGTCAACGAAGAGCTCAAGCAGCACTTCCGCCCCGAGTTCCTCAACCGTGTGGACGACACGGTCGTCTTCCACCAGCTCACCGAGGAAGACATCATCCAGATCGTCGACCTCATGATCGCCAAGGTGGACGAGCGGCTCAAGGACCGCGACATGGGCATCGAGCTCAGCAGCGAGGCCAAGTCGCTGCTGGCCAAGCGCGGGTACGACCCGGTGCTCGGCGCCCGTCCGCTGCGCCGCACGATCCAGCGCGAGATCGAGGACGCCCTCTCGGAGAAGATCCTCTTCAGCGAGCTGCGTCCGGGCCACATCGTGGTCGTCGACACCGAGGGCGAGGGTGACACCGTCAAGTTCACCTTCCGCGGCGAGGAGAAGTCGGCACTGCCCGACGCCCCGCCGATCGAGTCCGCGACCGGCGGTTCGGGTCCGAACCTCAGCAAGGACGCCTGA
- a CDS encoding SCO3374 family protein translates to MARVLPRPRTPLAPRASAHRRYEEELGWPTTGTEPVELLTGLRFDVLEMPADAGSAVLRRLPRTGPVALLRARCGGKPPGDRPKLLMLIAAGGAEELPGILEWLEWGTLAADLTTRGTGDRMPAPAFPGGTAPSYGFGSWEAATWVRPPRPGYEAENSLPTTGSGAGIGDGGSAPDLVRLVSAAATECHRARLWRAGNAQSDRECGDQPLAFSNASRMSAGTRPRSLTL, encoded by the coding sequence ATGGCTCGCGTGCTTCCACGCCCCCGCACTCCCCTCGCCCCCCGCGCCTCGGCTCACCGCCGGTACGAGGAGGAGCTGGGCTGGCCGACCACCGGCACGGAGCCGGTGGAACTGCTGACGGGGCTGCGCTTCGATGTCCTGGAGATGCCGGCCGATGCGGGAAGTGCCGTATTGCGGCGGCTACCGCGCACCGGCCCCGTGGCGCTCCTCCGGGCCCGATGCGGCGGGAAACCCCCGGGTGATCGGCCGAAATTGCTCATGCTCATCGCGGCCGGTGGCGCGGAAGAACTTCCGGGAATCCTGGAATGGCTGGAGTGGGGCACACTCGCAGCGGATCTCACGACCCGCGGGACGGGCGACCGGATGCCCGCGCCGGCGTTCCCGGGCGGCACGGCACCGTCATACGGATTTGGCTCTTGGGAGGCCGCGACGTGGGTGCGGCCTCCCCGGCCCGGGTACGAGGCGGAGAATTCCCTGCCCACCACGGGGTCGGGAGCAGGAATCGGGGACGGTGGAAGCGCCCCCGACCTCGTACGGCTCGTGAGCGCGGCAGCGACCGAGTGCCACCGTGCCCGGTTGTGGCGTGCTGGTAATGCCCAATCGGACCGCGAGTGCGGCGATCAGCCGTTGGCCTTCTCAAATGCCTCACGAATGTCGGCGGGGACGCGGCCACGGTCATTGACGTTGTAG
- a CDS encoding Lsr2 family protein, protein MAQKVQVLLVDDLNGGEADETVTFALDGKSYEIDLSDSNAQKLRDSLADFVKAGRRTGGRASSGRGKSRAAASGGSQDTAKIRAWAKENGYNVNDRGRVPADIREAFEKANG, encoded by the coding sequence GTGGCACAGAAGGTTCAGGTTCTTCTTGTCGATGACCTCAACGGTGGCGAGGCGGACGAGACGGTGACGTTCGCTCTCGACGGCAAGTCCTACGAGATCGACCTCTCCGACAGCAACGCCCAGAAGCTGCGCGACTCGCTTGCCGACTTCGTGAAGGCAGGGCGCCGTACCGGTGGCCGCGCTTCTTCGGGCCGTGGCAAGTCGCGTGCGGCGGCTTCCGGTGGCAGCCAGGACACTGCGAAGATCCGCGCCTGGGCCAAGGAGAACGGCTACAACGTCAATGACCGTGGCCGCGTCCCCGCCGACATTCGTGAGGCATTTGAGAAGGCCAACGGCTGA
- a CDS encoding BlaI/MecI/CopY family transcriptional regulator — MPRRLGDLEDAVMTRVWEWNRPVTVREVLEDLQKERSIAYTTVMTVLDNLHQKGWVRREAEGRAYRYEAVSTRAAYAAALMNEAWSASDNPAAALVAFFGMMSPEQRHALRDAVRMVQVDAPAEDAEQQAQQPEETAPAEEPAEEGGAQGAQAAPEGAGEAGPAEGDEPGASATGNGR; from the coding sequence GTGCCGAGACGCTTGGGTGATCTGGAAGACGCGGTCATGACGCGGGTCTGGGAGTGGAACCGCCCGGTCACCGTTCGAGAAGTCCTGGAAGATCTGCAGAAGGAACGGTCGATCGCCTACACCACGGTCATGACCGTATTGGACAACCTCCACCAGAAGGGCTGGGTGCGCCGCGAAGCCGAAGGCCGCGCCTATCGATATGAGGCGGTCTCCACTCGCGCCGCCTACGCGGCCGCACTGATGAACGAAGCATGGTCCGCCAGTGACAACCCCGCAGCCGCTCTTGTGGCCTTCTTCGGCATGATGTCCCCGGAACAGCGGCACGCCCTGCGGGATGCCGTACGGATGGTGCAAGTCGACGCACCGGCGGAAGACGCGGAACAACAGGCACAACAGCCGGAAGAGACCGCGCCCGCGGAAGAGCCCGCGGAAGAAGGCGGAGCACAAGGAGCTCAAGCGGCACCGGAAGGCGCCGGCGAAGCCGGACCGGCCGAAGGGGATGAACCCGGGGCGAGTGCCACCGGCAACGGGCGATAG
- the nadC gene encoding carboxylating nicotinate-nucleotide diphosphorylase — protein sequence MSSTRDDLPLLQIGGPTGGASAGGCGDACGCGGDEGAYELDPLTCGLDPDLAALLVAAGLDPVQVEDLAHLAIEEDLDQGVDVTTVATVPEDAVATGDFTAREAGTVAGLRIAEAVLSIVCTDEFAVERHVEDGDRVAAGTPLLSVTTRTRDLLTAERSALNILCRLSGIATTTRAWADVLEGTRTKVRDTRKTTPGLRALEKFAVRCGGGVNHRMSLSDAALIKDNHVVAAGGVAAAFTAVRDGFPGVPIEVEVDRIDQIPPILAEGADLILLDNFTPEQTREAVELVAGRALLEASGRLTLDNARTYAETGVDYLAVGALTHSSPILDIGLDLREDDGQGAEGADDDAPESS from the coding sequence GTGAGCAGCACCCGCGACGACCTCCCCCTCCTCCAGATCGGCGGGCCCACCGGCGGCGCCTCGGCCGGTGGCTGCGGCGACGCCTGCGGCTGCGGCGGTGACGAGGGCGCGTACGAGCTCGACCCGCTGACCTGCGGCCTCGACCCCGACCTGGCCGCCCTCCTGGTGGCCGCCGGGCTCGACCCCGTACAGGTCGAAGACCTCGCGCACCTCGCCATCGAGGAAGACCTCGACCAGGGCGTGGACGTCACGACCGTGGCCACCGTCCCCGAGGACGCGGTCGCCACCGGCGACTTCACGGCCCGCGAGGCCGGTACGGTCGCCGGACTGCGGATCGCCGAGGCGGTGCTGTCCATCGTGTGCACCGACGAGTTCGCGGTCGAGCGGCACGTCGAGGACGGCGACCGGGTCGCGGCCGGCACCCCGCTGCTGAGCGTCACCACCCGCACCCGCGATCTGCTCACCGCCGAGCGCAGTGCGCTGAACATCCTGTGCCGTCTGTCGGGCATCGCGACCACGACCCGGGCCTGGGCCGATGTGCTCGAAGGGACCAGGACGAAGGTCCGCGACACCCGTAAGACGACGCCGGGGCTGCGTGCCCTGGAGAAGTTCGCGGTGCGCTGCGGTGGCGGCGTCAACCACCGGATGTCGCTGTCGGACGCGGCGCTGATCAAGGACAACCACGTGGTCGCGGCGGGCGGCGTCGCCGCGGCGTTCACGGCCGTACGGGACGGGTTCCCGGGTGTGCCGATCGAGGTGGAGGTCGACCGGATCGACCAGATCCCGCCGATCCTCGCCGAGGGCGCCGACCTGATCCTGCTGGACAACTTCACTCCGGAGCAGACCCGGGAGGCCGTGGAGCTGGTCGCCGGGCGCGCCCTGCTGGAGGCGTCGGGCCGGCTGACCCTGGACAACGCCCGCACCTACGCCGAGACCGGCGTCGACTACCTGGCGGTGGGTGCGCTCACGCACTCCTCCCCGATCCTCGACATCGGCCTCGACCTGCGCGAGGACGACGGGCAGGGTGCCGAGGGCGCGGACGACGACGCACCTGAGAGCAGCTGA
- a CDS encoding type III pantothenate kinase yields MLLTIDVGNTHTVLGLFDGEEIVEHWRISTDARRTADELAVLLQGLMGMHPLLGDELGDGIEGISICSTVPSVLHELREVTRRYYGDVPAVLVEPGVKTGVPILMDNPKEVGADRIINALAAVELYGGPAVVVDFGTATTFDAVSARGEYVGGVIAPGIEISVDALGVKGAQLRKIELARPRSVIGKNTVEAMQSGILYGFTGQVDGVVQRMARELAEDPDEVTVIATGGLAPMVLGESSVIDAHEPWLTLIGLRLVYERNIARS; encoded by the coding sequence ATGCTCCTGACCATCGACGTAGGAAACACCCACACCGTTCTCGGCCTCTTCGACGGCGAGGAGATCGTCGAGCACTGGCGGATCTCCACCGACGCCCGGCGCACCGCCGACGAGCTCGCCGTCCTCCTCCAGGGCCTGATGGGCATGCACCCGCTGCTCGGCGACGAGCTGGGCGACGGCATCGAGGGCATCTCCATCTGCTCCACGGTCCCCTCGGTGCTGCACGAGCTGCGCGAGGTGACCCGCCGCTACTACGGCGACGTACCCGCCGTCCTGGTGGAGCCGGGCGTCAAGACGGGCGTGCCGATCCTGATGGACAACCCGAAGGAGGTCGGCGCCGACCGGATCATCAACGCCCTGGCGGCCGTCGAGCTCTACGGTGGCCCGGCGGTGGTCGTCGACTTCGGCACGGCCACCACCTTCGACGCGGTCAGCGCCCGCGGCGAGTACGTCGGCGGCGTGATCGCTCCGGGCATCGAGATCTCCGTGGACGCGCTGGGCGTCAAGGGCGCCCAGCTCCGCAAGATCGAACTGGCCCGCCCGCGCAGCGTCATCGGCAAGAACACCGTCGAGGCCATGCAGTCCGGCATCCTCTACGGCTTCACCGGCCAGGTCGACGGTGTGGTGCAGCGGATGGCGCGCGAGCTGGCCGAGGACCCGGACGAGGTGACCGTGATCGCCACCGGCGGGCTGGCGCCGATGGTGCTCGGTGAGTCGTCGGTGATCGACGCGCACGAGCCGTGGCTCACCCTCATCGGCCTCCGGCTGGTCTACGAGCGGAACATCGCCCGGTCGTAG
- a CDS encoding amino-acid N-acetyltransferase — protein sequence MPPHSKGLTVRRARTADVPAVRRLIDSYSRDGILLDKATVTLYEDIQEFWVAERDEDAEVVGCGALHVMWEDLAEVRTLAVDPRLKGSGVGHQVLDKLLRTASWLGVRRIFCLTFEVDFFTKHGFVEIGEAPVDGDVYSELLRSYDEGVAEFLGLERVKPNTLGNSRMLLHL from the coding sequence ATGCCTCCGCATTCAAAAGGCCTCACCGTCCGCCGTGCCAGGACCGCCGATGTGCCGGCCGTACGCCGCCTCATCGACAGCTACTCACGTGACGGGATCCTGCTCGACAAAGCCACCGTCACGCTTTACGAGGACATCCAGGAGTTCTGGGTGGCGGAGCGCGACGAAGACGCCGAGGTCGTCGGCTGCGGAGCGCTCCACGTCATGTGGGAAGACCTCGCGGAGGTCCGTACCCTGGCCGTGGATCCGCGGCTGAAGGGATCGGGCGTCGGCCACCAAGTGCTGGACAAGCTGCTGCGCACGGCGAGCTGGCTCGGAGTGCGGCGCATTTTCTGTCTCACCTTCGAAGTCGACTTCTTCACCAAGCACGGCTTCGTGGAGATCGGCGAAGCTCCGGTAGACGGTGATGTCTACAGTGAGCTGCTGCGTTCCTATGACGAGGGCGTTGCGGAGTTCCTGGGTCTCGAACGAGTGAAGCCCAACACCCTGGGTAACAGCCGGATGCTTCTGCACCTGTGA